The DNA region TCATCCATATCCCCCAAACAGTAATGTATTAAGAGCTGTGGTCCAGAAATTTTTACAAGCGTATGAGCAAGATAATGAACTCAAGTCATTTGATACTTCTTTGAGAAATGAAATGATCAAGGTGTTTGCACCTTTGGATAACAATCTTGGTCAACTACAAATCCCTTCTTTGAACCAAGATGGACTGGGTCCCCTTCTTTCGTTAAAGTACTATTGTAATCCGGACAATCAGCTATTACTTGAAAATAAAGGTGTATTTCAACATTGTAACAGCATGGGTATATATCTCTCTTCTAAatttatgatttttattttaatcaaatGTTCATTTTGGTAGATATTGATTAAAACTTGAACAGGTGATGGCGAATCTTCGATAAGTGGGGGTATTGTTTCCGTGCAAGCCGGGCCATTCGACCCCAAAGTGGAATCAACATTTGATCTTAAAAGGATTGCAACTAACTATGGTTTCACAATGGAAGAGCTTGGGGCACTTGAGCATCTCTTCCTTGAAAATGCTTCCTATGGTAATCTATTCTTGAAGTTGGGATCGGATAAAGAGAAATTTGAGTTTTTGAGCAGACAAATAGACGTATTTAACAGGAAGTATGGCGGCAATGACAGGCGCACGGCCAAAAGAAAGGTAAATCCTTTAACTTTCCCATTTTCTTGGTTTAAAGATACATTGATAATGGACTAATCATGATAACCTCTTATCAGAACTAATCTTAATTGATGGACTTCATTGTAGAGTCGCCATGGTTGAGATGCCACACGGATTGGAGTAGCAACTGGCTTGCAATTATTAAAAAAGGTAGTATCAGAATCTCTGGCGATCCATCATCCTTTTGCATCTTTTCATTTGTTACAAGTGGAGTAGCAACTGGCTTGCAATTATTCATCTTAAACCTTTCATATATGAGTATTTGTGAGCTTAGATAGTAATGGTTCTTTGATGATAATAAGTAATGAGTTTTATGATGAGTAATATAGGGTGTATACTTATGCTTGAAGTTTAATGCTTCTATTTCACCAAGTGTTTGGTATTCCTTGTACTTAGTTATTTATTTTAGGGTTAAATACACTTTTCCCCCCTGTAATGTTAGCGAGTTTAGGATTACCCCCctgtaaaaatattttttgtaaacCCCCCCTTATGTTATGTAGATTCCTTCATAGAACCCCCTAATATCCAGGTGGCATGGAATCTAATAAGAGGTCCTACACCTggcatatttttaattttgttaaagTGATTATGTGTCATTTTACACTTTTTAATTTCAAATACCCCCTTAGAAAATTAGGGTTCTGAACATAGCAGGGAAGACGAAGACGAAATTTCCAGGGGAAGAcgaagacgaagaagaagaatGCAGGGAACGAAGCAAACGAGAAAGACGAGAAGATTTTGATGGTAATTTGTGGGGTTAGGATGCTGCGATGGGGCTGGTGTTGAGTGCTGCAACTGGTAGAGGATGGACAACGGGTTCGGGGATGGAAGGGCCGCCTGTTCCTGCTGTTGGGAAGGATGATCAATTTGGGACGGGGAATATTTCAACTTTTCCGTGGTCGCTCTTTACAAAATCTCCGAGGAGGAGGATGCTTATCGCTTTTACTTGTACCATCTGTGGCCAGCGAACTACGCGGGCTATTAATCCTCATGCGTATAATGATGGAACTGTTTTTGTTCAGGTAACACTTTGTTTTTGTTCAACTAAGGTTTTTTCTGAAATAGCTTATTTTAATAAGCTTTTTCTCAGAATGGCCTATTGAAATAGCTTTTGCGAAGCTTACCATCCATCTGTTGTTCAATTTATTTTTACCTCAAATTCCATTTTTAAAATGAAAACAAATATCTGCAATGCAAATAGCTTGTCAATGTCAACGCATATATCAAATTGGAAATAGATCGCTGAGTTTAAGCATTTATGTCATAAGCTCTTCTCGGTTTTTATTTTTGATTTGTCTACAAACAATGCCAAAATGTTATTCTGTCATGTGTGGTTCTGGAAGATGCAACTGTTTTTGGGATGTAGGATATTATACACCAAATCTTTTAGTTATGTTGTATCATATATGACCATAGTTTTCAGATGGTATAATTTGCATATTGATTGTGTAGCTGAACTGCTCATAGTTTGGTTAAATTACTTATGCAAACTGCCATGGATTGCACGAGAAGGCAATTCATCTGTAAACTGAATCTTTAGGGGAAATCCTGAAAGGTTATTAATGATTTGAAGATTATATTGGAATAACAAGCTAACCATTGGAGTCTGAAACTTAACCTCTGAAAGATGACAATCGTAAACTGTCATGAAGTTGCAAGACTTCGAGTTGGCCCTTGTTAATATAGTACTTATAAATTTGATAGTATTATGATTTTAATACTTTTAGatgatttatttttataattaaaacATGTATATCATATTGTTTTCAACATATTGTTACATATTTGCACTTTATGTATGAATGGGCAAAGTCTACTTCAACCCTGCCGGTTGGTTTTATAATCTCAAAATCAGCCCTAGAAAAATGGATGTGGATATTCTGGAGGGCCAAATTTTAATGCAAGAAAGGGATGTAAAATTGTAGTTGTTGAAAAAAAGAAGTTAGAATGTCATGTTAAATTTCAAATGGGAACTGAAAGAAAAAAGCTAACCATACATTTGTTTTTCCATTGTTGGCAGTGCTGTGGATGCAATGCGTACCATAAGCTCGTGGATCACTTGAACTTGTTTCAGGAGACAAATTGCTATCTGAATTCAAGTTTTAATTATAAAGGTCCTGGATGGGATGATCTTAAGTTCAGGTTCATGGACGTTGATAGCGACAGCGATGATGATATATTCCCAGTTACATGAGTGAATTACCAGCTTATGGAGTATATAGTTTCTGCCTCTGATCTTAAGAAATTTTAGATCAGTTGTAATGTATATTGTTTATGTTTTCATGCTTAATAGTAACATTTGTTAGAGGATTGCTTTGTATAGTATATGTGTATGTATAGCTTCGCAACCGAATTGTACGATCATGAATTTAATCATGTACAATACTTTGCATAACTACTTCTTTTGTTGTATGTATAGCTTCACACACTTAACACAATCATCCATACATATAACATACTAAATATTACATTTCTTCACAGAAAGGATGATTAAACAACATAAGTCTAAGGCTGTAAGATAATGTGGTTCATAAATACATTACCACATTCCCTCTTCATAATTGCAGAAAATTCTGTGACTTAGCAGTGGTTCACCTGATTACTATTTTCAAAACCAACTTCACTGAGTCATGAGTCATGTTTCTTTTTCTGTAATTCACCTTTGTGTGTTCTTGGTGTCTCCGTGTGTCAAAGCATATAGATGTCTTGAGTAGAAGTAGAACCTACACCTAAAGTATGTTTCATTCTATTATTTTGCAACTTATCTCTCACAGGTTATGTACAACACTTTTTGGAGAGGcaaaatgatgaatgaaatatAATGTTTGTTGCTTCTGCGCATAAATAATAGGCAGATTTATCTCCCACCTCAGACCAAGGTGTCTGTGCAACGGTTACTACTAACTTTGTCGCCAACAATAGGAGGCGCAGCACGAATCATAAGACTAAGGAAAAATGCTGTCATCTGCAATACAATGTAATATGTCAACTTCATGGCAGAAGAAAATTGGAAGAACAATGGAAGAACTAATTGATAAGTGATGAATGATAGTTGACAAGTGATGAAGGGTAATCTTACCAGTATTAGCCCAAGGCACATTAGGCTGAATCCTGGAAAATTAAACGGTGCGTCTTCTGACAGGAACAAGGCTGCATACAGTAGAAGCTTATCAGTTTTTGATTTTTCTCTTAATTCAGTAGTATTATATGTGTCTGTGGACTTTACTCCTGATTACTGTCTTACCTGTCAGTGGACTGAAAATTAATGGAGAAATGATGTTGGCGACGGAAGTGATTCCTGAGAGACATCCTTGAACCATTCCCTAAATCAAAGATTGAACTTCTAAGCATATAGAGATGAAGTTGAGCAGAGTTTTCAAATTTGTTCATAGCATTTACAATTATAAGAGGGAATCAAATGTCTTTTCTTCCGTCATTCAGATACCTGTTCATTCGGTCCAACTTGTTTCGATGCAATGCTGGTTATCTGTTCCACAAAGTATTGAAACAAAAACAGATATGAATATATATGATAGAGAGTAATAACAGATATAAATCAGAAACTTACAGTTGGTCGCACGAGAACGCCTAAAACAGAGAAACCTGCTAGAGCATATGGAACCTGCACGATTTTCAATTTCAACACTCTTGAAGGATTgttttgcaaaataaaataaaaaactttagTAAATAACAATGTTCTAAATATTAATTACCCATGACGACCACGCTATACTGTATAGGAATATCTGCATAACATAACAAACTATTAGCAGCATGTTTCAAACAAGAAAACAAGAAATCAATGTTCCAAATGTATGGTTAGCTTTTTTCTTTCAGTTCCCATTTGAAATTTAACATGACATTCTAACTTCTTTTTTTCAACAACTACAATTTTACATCCCTTTCTTGCATTAAAATTTGGCCCTCCAGAATATCCACATCCATTTTTCTAGGGCTGATTTTGAGATTATAAAACCAACCGGCAGGGTTGAAGTAGACTTTGCCCATTCATACATAGAGTGCAAATATGTAACAATATGTTGAAAACAATATGATATACATgttttaattataaaaataaatcatCTAAAAGTATTAAAATCATAATACTATAAAATTTATAAGTACTATATTAACAAGGGCCAACTCGAAGTCTTGCAACTTCATGACAGTTTACGATTGTCATCTTTCAGAGGTTAAGTTTCAGACTCCAATGGTTAGCTTGTTATTCCAATATAATCTTCAAATCATTAATAACCTTTCAGGATTTCCCCTAAAGATTCAGTTTACAGATGAATTGCCTTCTCGTGCAATCCATGGCAGTTTGCATAAGTAATTTAACCAAACTATGAGCAGTTCAGCTACACAATCAATATGCAAATTATACCATCTGAAAACTATGGTCATATATGATACAACATAACTAAAAGATTTGGTGTATAATATCCTACATCCCAAAAACAGTTGCATCTTCCAGAACCACACATGACAGAATAACATTTTGGCATTGTTTGTAGACAAATCAAAAATAAAAACCGAGAAGAGCTTATGACATAAATGCTTAAACTCAGCGATCTATTTCCAATTTGATATATGCGTTGACATTGACAAGCTATTTGCATTGCAGATATTTGTTTTCATTTTAAAAATGGAATTTGAGGTAAAAATAAATTGAACAACAGATGGATGGTAAGCTTCGCAAAAGCTATTTCAATAGGCCATTCTGAGAAAAAGCTTATTAAAATAAGCTATTTCAGAAAAAACCTTAGTTGAACAAAAACAAAGTGTTACCTGAACAAAAACAGTTCCATCATTATACGCATGAGGATTAATAGCCCGCGTAGTTCGCTGGCCACAGATGGTACAAGTAAAAGCGATAAGCATCCTCCTCCTCGGAGATTTTGTAAAGAGCGACCACGGAAAAGTTGAAATATTCCCCGTCCCAAATTGATCATCCTTCCCAACAGCAGGAACAGGCGGCCCTTCCATCCCCGAACCCGTTGTCCATCCTCTACCAGTTGCAGCACTCAACACCAGCCCCATCGCAGCATCCTAACCCCACAAATTACCATCAAAATCTTCTCGTCTTTCTCGTTTGCTTCGTTCCCTGCattcttcttcttcgtcttcgTCTTCCCCTGGAAATTTCGTCTTCGTCTTCCCTGCTATGTTCAGAACCCTAATTTTCTAAGGGGGTATTTGAAATTAAAAAGTGTAAAATGACACATAATCActttaacaaaattaaaaatatgccAGGTGTAGGACCTCTTATTAGATTCCATGCCACCTGGATATTAGGGGGTTCTATGAAGGAATCTACATAACATAAGGGGGGgtttacaaaaaatatttttacagGGGGGTAATCCTAAACTCGCTAACATTACAGGGGGGAAAAGTGTATTTAACCCTTTATTTTATGATTGCATTATCTAATCCTTTATTATGTGTATGTGCAGTACAAACTTAAGTGCTTGTTTAGCTATTTGTGGTGAGGCGATTAGCTAGATGCTACGTTGTGTATCTTGCTTTACCTATCATATCTTTGGGTTGTAACACTTATGTTTCGATTTGAGTATTTCAAACTGTTTAGGACATTGCTAATATTTATGTCTTTTGGAACTTAATATGATTATGGATTATTATGTCAGTGATGTACTTTTGGAGATCTATATGTGATCTATGATGTACTTAATGTGTAAGTGATGTACTTAATGTGTGCATCCGATTATTATGTGATTTCATTAAATTCTTCATCTTGAATGACTACAACATCCAATTCATCTTTTATTTCATCTATATAAACTTACAAATTTCATTGTCATTCCCCTAATGATAGTTATATAATGCTCAAAACCAACAGGGCAGACTTATTGATGTGAAAGCCTTCCTTAAATTGCAACAGGGCATGGCTTTCATATTCATGACCCAAGAAAGTTAATTCATTAAACTCACTTCAAAACATGAAAAGCCATTCAAAGCTTAGACTCCCCTCCCCACTGCATGATAGAAATTAACAAATGAATCCACACATTCTCTAACTGATTTTGTAATTACAAACACTCATAAATAAGATAATAATAgaacaaaacaaataaaaaattaaCAAAACTAAGAGCAATTAACTATGTGGAACTGTAGTTACTGTCAAATATTCAAATTATTGAGTGTTTATATATTTCTATGGATCTTTAAATGCACAATCTGATGGGACCCTTGTTAAGTTTGAAACAGAAAGGGTCTGTTGTAGAGTACATGGAGAAATTTGAAATGCTAGTAGCTCCTTTGAGAAGGGAGGAGAGAATCATGCTGGATTCAATTTTTTTGAATGGATTGAAAGAAGAGATTCAAGCTGAGCTTAAACTCCATGAGAGTCAATTTTTTTGAATGATATGAATTTAcagtaaaaatgctcaggagctcgaagttggcctcaatttctcctaactctaagtatattgaaagataaatggagttgaattttgaggtgtatgatcTGAGTTCCTTCGATTTAATgtcaaagcaactcaatcttgttgcctacattggtaggacttcagacaaccaaagatcaagaagaattatggagaactgagtgagaatcgaagagatgaaaatttctggaaaataccttcatTGCAGGTCTATATTCAAtcgatcttgctcttgcttgctaTTGATCTTGCTCAAGACACTTGATGGAGTGGGATTGGATGAACAAAAGGCacaggactcttggagatttgaatctcaaaacagtgagattcaaactcaatttccaatggaaattctcaaggttatcctttgaatgagagggttttggaggttgggattcaaagctggcgTGCAGGGTCcttgatcggtcaccattttcactatatttttATTGCTTATCCGAtaagaaaccaaggattttgagacactgtgtacgcattatggtacctttaaaagttaattttcattctcgtaagttatttaagcaattttattaattgttagttttattttatattttcgtgattttacgcgtAGGATGTCCGTGTTTTTGTCCAATAGGTCCAGGTGGAAGAACCGAGGAACTCGGAACGAGACAGCGCAGAATTCTGACAAGCAAATGAATAGAAAAACCCCGGTACAAGAggcctgacatggccacccgtgtcacctgacacgagCGGTGTCAAGCAGAAGGAGAATGAAAACCAAAACAGTAgcctgacatggcccgtgtcaggccTTATCCTCAACCGTGTTAAGCCCCCATGGGTGTGTCAAGTAAAGCAGTGAGCTGACATGGCCACCTGTGTCAtcccaagcccaaaattttcccttttcatcGGGCTTTTGATCGTTGGGCTTGCAAagagatttttggacatgtccatctgttgcttggaattttcactatataagagaatttgagtatacttttgaatttataatattattcttacggtaaccttttgatgtgtttaatgctttctcttttggaacgaggcaaaacacagtattgtcaagcaatcaaggattacagagatcaaggagttcagagagctgaaggttttcatgagcggaagcgattgaagatcgaagtcatccaaatacttgtaatgtgtaatttttatcttgcatttgttttgaacaatatgagtagctaaacccccaaatgctagggggtgtccttgatttagaattgtaatgaatttgagtatacttttgaatttataatattattcttacggtaaccttttgatgtgtttaatgctttctctttcggaccaataAGATTGTTTTGTGATTATCAATTAGACTGGACCaccattgataaggttttcataaggttactctgcagtagatatcacctaggactagggataccctgtatgaaccaaagtgttcttgatataataaagcttaacttcaccttaattgcctatggacatagaaattagggtagattaattaaaggttttctcaccaaggacttggtagaaaatacccttgagaactggtagtaattgatatttgttgatgcaatagtgactcagagttgttacagggataaatcatacaccttccctggcattgttcctcttaCTTTGCAAACCCTTATTTTAATCCTTATTTGactttgcctttatttttataattttgaatctaaaaacccaaatcatactttttatttaattgaatgataatttaaactcgatattgacgtgcagtacttgagatcgacattcagggAATTTCCCCTTAATTACTATAACtggcaaaatagtacacttgctatttttccgatcaagtttttggcgttgttgccagggattgccaaaatatagagtttaatttttagttcaattaaaatttCGTTGCTCtacaataaaattatttttctgtcatttatataatttaattCACTAATATGTGTATGTGAGGAGAGCTCTCAGcagaatttctttttgacgcagaaatcgagAGAGCCCTTCACCGGAGACGCATAAATGCTAgattggattccaaagaagaagttccctcCGATCACTCAGATTCAGAAAAAGAAACTATGGCTGAAATTCCTCCAGTTCCACCGCTTCCACCTCCagaaagactcctaggtgactatggaggtgcaaatgcgctaggtggtagattgaccattgtcgaccaaccggtgaatgtgacgaactttcaactgcatccttgcataatcaatcaacttgagagaaaatctttcaccggaaaggttaatgaagatgccagcaagcacctgcagagattcctgaccatgggtactactttgaaaattgatggtcatactgatgaagcaaagaagttaagaatgttcccaTTCACCTTGTCTGAAGAGGAGGAATAGTGTTTCTACTCTCTTCCAGCTGACagtattacatcatgggaagagatggaaacaactttcttaaatgagtattttcccgcattagtatttctgagaaaaaggtatgaaatcttgaacttcccgcattaataaatatttttatattcaACAAATGTAGATTTTATACTTGTAGAgatttatttttcttaattttgaaatgaatctaccatttattttaaacaatggaaaaaaagcaagaacaaaatatagaaataaaatgatcaaaaattaaaaataggAAGAAAAAAAAGGCTTATGATGTATATTAATTATTCAAACAATGctattaatatgaaataatagtaATAAATACATATGTTGTTGCCCAGGATTCAACTAGAGACCTTCAGTGTGTaagactgacgtgataaccacTACACCACAGCAACATTTTGGTTATTCAACTAATTTAATTCAATACATATATATTAGAGATGGAacaaattattaattaaaatgacaCTAATGACTACTTTACAATTGTATCTCTCAAGATTTGAACTCAATTTCTTTAGATTAATAGACTAAATTCTTCCAAATCACCAAAAATATGTTAGTATAgattgaaaatatacatgttcAACAAGTCTCACACCACTTAGTTTTGTAAAGGAAGAGGGAGTTTAAGACTATATAATGGATTCAATTTATTCATTATAAAATGCATCAGTCAAAAACACTTTAAACTTGTATTTGGCGTCTTCTATTTTTAATTCGCTTATACTCTTGTGTTATAGTGTTGTGAGATGTAATTATGTATTTGTTTTGAGGTGTGGGTGTACTCGGG from Lathyrus oleraceus cultivar Zhongwan6 chromosome 1, CAAS_Psat_ZW6_1.0, whole genome shotgun sequence includes:
- the LOC127115211 gene encoding uncharacterized protein LOC127115211, producing MGLVLSAATGRGWTTGSGMEGPPVPAVGKDDQFGTGNISTFPWSLFTKSPRRRMLIAFTCTICGQRTTRAINPHAYNDGTVFVQIFLYSIAWSSWVPYALAGFSVLGVLVRPTITSIASKQVGPNEQGMVQGCLSGITSVANIISPLIFSPLTALFLSEDAPFNFPGFSLMCLGLILMTAFFLSLMIRAAPPIVGDKVSSNRCTDTLV
- the LOC127081687 gene encoding uncharacterized protein LOC127081687; protein product: MGLVLSAATGRGWTTGSGMEGPPVPAVGKDDQFGTGNISTFPWSLFTKSPRRRMLIAFTCTICGQRTTRAINPHAYNDGTVFVQCCGCNAYHKLVDHLNLFQETNCYLNSSFNYKGPGWDDLKFRFMDVDSDSDDDIFPVT